The Chitinophagaceae bacterium genome window below encodes:
- a CDS encoding transketolase family protein, translating into MKKYTFTEKKDTRSGFGAGMAELGKSNPNVVALCADLVASLKLDAFIKDNPERFIQCGIAEANMIGVAAGMAISGYIPYATTFANFGSGRVYDQIRQSVAYSGTNVKIAVSHAGLTLGEDGATHQILEDLAMMRAMPEMTVINPCDYNQTKAATIAVADYKGPVYLRFGRPVVPVFTDADQKFEIGKAWMVNEGKDVSIIATGHLVWEAILAGEILEKEGIDAEIINIHTIKPLDEEAILKSAAKTKCVVTAEEHQLNGGLGDAVCQLLSRNTPTPVEMVGVNNSFGESGTPAQLMEKYGLNAASIVEKVKKVMSRK; encoded by the coding sequence ATGAAAAAATACACATTCACTGAAAAAAAAGATACCCGTTCCGGTTTTGGTGCCGGCATGGCAGAGTTGGGAAAATCAAATCCTAATGTAGTAGCACTTTGTGCTGACCTGGTTGCCTCTTTAAAATTAGATGCATTTATAAAAGATAATCCTGAACGTTTTATCCAATGCGGGATTGCGGAAGCAAATATGATTGGTGTGGCTGCAGGTATGGCCATCTCCGGTTATATTCCTTACGCAACAACATTTGCCAACTTTGGATCAGGAAGAGTTTATGATCAGATTCGTCAGAGTGTTGCTTATTCCGGAACCAATGTAAAAATTGCTGTATCACATGCAGGATTAACATTAGGCGAAGATGGTGCAACGCACCAGATTCTTGAAGACTTAGCCATGATGCGTGCAATGCCTGAGATGACAGTAATCAATCCATGCGATTACAATCAAACAAAAGCAGCAACGATTGCAGTTGCAGATTACAAAGGACCTGTGTACTTACGCTTTGGCCGTCCTGTTGTTCCTGTGTTTACCGATGCGGATCAAAAATTTGAAATTGGTAAAGCATGGATGGTGAACGAAGGAAAAGATGTAAGCATTATTGCAACAGGTCATCTGGTATGGGAAGCAATTCTTGCCGGTGAAATTTTAGAAAAAGAAGGCATTGATGCAGAGATCATCAATATCCATACTATCAAACCACTCGATGAAGAAGCGATTCTGAAATCAGCAGCAAAAACAAAATGTGTAGTTACTGCAGAAGAGCATCAGTTGAATGGTGGATTGGGAGATGCAGTTTGTCAACTGTTGAGCCGCAACACACCAACACCTGTTGAAATGGTTGGAGTAAACAATTCATTTGGCGAAAGCGGAACACCTGCACAACTGATGGAGAAATATGGTTTAAATGCAGCAAGCATTGTTGAGAAGGTGAAGAAGGTAATGAGCAGAAAATAA
- a CDS encoding galactose mutarotase, with amino-acid sequence MKSLKKMTMITLMATTAFAACNTGDEKKGEDAVNKKVTQVSWGEADGKQVNLYTLTNSNGVEVKITNYGGTVTSWVTPDKNGKKSSVVLGFDSLSGYLAKPPFFGALIGRYGNRIAKGTFKIDTATYKLATNNGENHLHGGNKGYDKVVWDATAADSTASLTLTYLSKDGEEGYPGNLKITVVYTLTDDNELLIDYSAETDKTTVVNLTNHSYFNLTGDVTNTILDHQLQVNADKYTPVDAGLIPTGELKDVKGTPFDFLQPHKIGERIASVEGGYDHNFVLTRKGSDLELVATLTDSVSGRKLEVFTTEPGLQFYSGNFLDGTFKSTDGKAIQIHTALCLETQHFPDSPNKPAFPTTLLKPGEKYHTVTKYKVSVN; translated from the coding sequence ATGAAAAGTTTAAAAAAGATGACAATGATTACACTGATGGCAACAACAGCATTTGCCGCCTGTAATACAGGCGATGAAAAAAAAGGCGAAGATGCCGTGAATAAAAAAGTTACACAGGTTTCCTGGGGCGAAGCAGATGGCAAACAGGTAAACTTATATACTTTAACCAACAGCAATGGTGTTGAAGTAAAGATTACCAACTATGGTGGTACTGTTACATCATGGGTTACACCTGATAAGAATGGTAAGAAAAGCAGTGTCGTACTCGGCTTCGACAGTTTGAGCGGATACCTTGCCAAGCCGCCATTTTTTGGAGCACTTATTGGCCGTTATGGTAACCGTATTGCAAAGGGTACATTTAAAATTGATACAGCTACTTATAAATTAGCGACCAACAATGGTGAAAATCATTTGCATGGTGGTAATAAAGGATACGATAAAGTAGTTTGGGATGCAACAGCAGCAGACAGCACAGCTTCTTTAACATTAACGTATTTAAGTAAGGATGGAGAAGAAGGTTACCCCGGTAATTTAAAGATCACCGTTGTTTATACATTAACAGATGATAATGAACTGCTGATTGATTACTCAGCTGAAACAGATAAAACAACAGTTGTGAATTTAACCAATCACAGCTATTTCAATTTAACTGGTGATGTAACCAATACAATTCTTGATCATCAGTTGCAGGTAAATGCTGATAAGTATACCCCTGTTGATGCTGGATTAATTCCAACAGGCGAACTGAAAGATGTAAAAGGAACTCCTTTTGATTTCTTACAGCCACATAAAATCGGCGAACGCATTGCATCTGTAGAGGGTGGATATGATCACAATTTTGTATTAACACGTAAAGGAAGCGATCTTGAACTGGTTGCCACTTTAACCGATTCAGTAAGCGGAAGAAAATTGGAAGTGTTTACTACTGAACCCGGCTTACAGTTTTACTCAGGTAATTTCCTGGATGGCACATTCAAATCAACAGATGGCAAAGCCATTCAGATTCATACAGCACTTTGCCTGGAAACACAGCACTTTCCTGATTCACCCAATAAGCCGGCTTTTCCAACAACGCTGTTAAAACCGGGAGAGAAATATCATACAGTAACAAAGTATAAAGTGTCAGTGAATTAA
- a CDS encoding arabinan endo-1,5-alpha-L-arabinosidase gives MRSLLTIGFAVCILLVSAQGRPDSVGTVKPARQTSVHDPVMIKEGNTYYLFCTGFGISVFTSSDLKNWKKEKPVFAASPKWAVEAVPGFRGHIWAPDISFHNGMYYLYYSVSAFGKNTSCIGVTVNKTLDASSPDYKWEDQGKLIQSVPGRDMWNAIDPNLIVDENNIPWLSFGSFWNGIKLVKLNSNLKSVAEPQEWRTVASRPRNFTSTDTSAGDAAIEAPFIFKKGEYYYLFVSWDYCCRAEKSDYKVVVGRSKKVTGPYLDKNAVSMAFNGGSLIVQGDGKEWFGAGHNSVYNFNGKDYIIYHGYDALDKGRSKLIISELEWDDEGWPRLKNNH, from the coding sequence ATGAGAAGTTTATTGACGATAGGATTTGCAGTATGTATATTATTGGTTTCGGCTCAGGGACGACCTGATTCTGTAGGTACTGTAAAACCCGCCCGTCAAACCTCTGTTCATGATCCCGTTATGATCAAAGAGGGAAATACCTATTACCTGTTCTGCACAGGTTTTGGAATTTCTGTTTTCACCTCATCTGATTTAAAGAACTGGAAAAAAGAAAAACCTGTTTTCGCTGCTTCACCAAAATGGGCAGTTGAAGCTGTACCGGGTTTCAGAGGGCATATCTGGGCACCTGATATCAGCTTTCATAATGGAATGTATTATCTCTATTATTCAGTATCTGCTTTTGGAAAAAATACATCCTGTATTGGTGTCACGGTAAACAAAACATTAGATGCATCTTCTCCCGATTATAAATGGGAAGATCAGGGTAAGCTTATACAATCCGTTCCCGGCAGGGATATGTGGAATGCCATTGATCCCAATCTCATCGTTGACGAAAACAATATTCCCTGGCTGAGCTTTGGCTCTTTCTGGAACGGTATAAAACTGGTAAAACTTAACAGTAACCTGAAATCAGTTGCTGAACCGCAGGAATGGCGTACTGTTGCAAGCCGTCCTAGAAACTTTACCAGCACCGATACGTCTGCGGGTGATGCGGCAATCGAAGCTCCGTTCATCTTTAAAAAAGGCGAATACTACTACCTGTTTGTTTCATGGGATTATTGCTGCCGTGCCGAAAAAAGTGATTACAAAGTGGTAGTGGGGAGAAGTAAAAAAGTAACAGGCCCTTATCTTGATAAAAATGCTGTATCTATGGCATTTAATGGCGGGTCATTGATTGTACAGGGCGACGGTAAAGAGTGGTTTGGTGCAGGTCATAACTCAGTTTATAACTTTAACGGAAAAGATTACATCATTTATCATGGATATGATGCATTGGATAAAGGAAGATCAAAACTTATTATCAGTGAATTGGAATGGGATGATGAAGGATGGCCACGTTTAAAAAACAATCATTAA